Proteins found in one Strix aluco isolate bStrAlu1 chromosome 29, bStrAlu1.hap1, whole genome shotgun sequence genomic segment:
- the YJEFN3 gene encoding yjeF N-terminal domain-containing protein 3: MSSAPGRAREPPRYLSKAEAEAIEKELLEDYRFGRQQLIEIWGHACAMAVTKAFPLPSLPRKQPTVLVVCGPAQNGAIGLVCARHLRIFDYEPTIFYPKRSPDPLYRDFTTQCEKMDIPFLSYLPTEVQLINDAYNAVVDAVLGAEAEAGEGREPCAAILATLKLIRIPIVSLDVPSGWDVEAGSSGGISPDVLVSLSAPKQCARRFLGRQHFVAGRFLPYDVQKKFELNPPEYPGTECVVALRAPRQ; this comes from the exons caaggcagaggcagaggcCATCgagaaggagctgctggaggattATCGGTTTGGGCGGCAGCAGCTGATCGAGATCTGGGGACACGCCTGTGCCATGGCTGTGACCAAG GCCTTCCCGCTGCCGTCCCTGCCGCGGAAGCAGCCCACGGTGCTGGTGGTGTGCGGCCCGGCGCAGAACGGGGCCATCGGGCTGGTGTGCGCCCGGCACCTGCGGATCTTT GACTACGAGCCCACCATCTTCTACCCCAAACGCTCCCCGGACCCCCTGTACCGGGATTTCACGACTCAGTGTGAGAAGATGGACATCCCCTTCCTCTCCTACCTCCCCACCGAG gtgcAGCTGATCAATGACGCCTACAACGCCGTGGTGGACGCCGTGCTGGGAGCCGAGGCCGAGGCGGGCGAGGGGAGGGAGCCCTGCGCCGCCATCCTGGCCACCCTGAAGCTCATCCGCATCCCCATCGTCAGCCTGGACGTGCCCTCAG GGTGGGACGTGGAGGCCGGGAGCAGCGGCGGGATCAGCCCCGACGTCCTGGTGTCCCTGTCGGCGCCCAAGCAGTGCGCCCGCCGCTTCCTGGGCCGCCAGCACTTCGTGGCCGGTCGCTTCCTCCCTTATGATGTGCAGAAAAAGTTTGAGCTCAACCCCCCCGAGTACCCTGGCACCGAGTGCGTGGTGGCCCTGCGAGCCCCCCGGCAATAA